Part of the Gordonia crocea genome is shown below.
GAAGCCGTTGGCGATGGCCTGCTCGGTGCGGTTCTGGCTCAGGACCGCCCAGCGGTCCTGGTCCTCGCGGGAGATACCGGTGAACGAGGCGACGTTCTCCGCGGTCTGGCCCATCGGGATGTAGACGTCGGGCAGCAGGCCCGCGTTGCGCGGATCCACCCAGGTGCCCGCGCCGCCCTCGGCGGCCTTCACGGTCCGGGCCTCCGCCTCGGCGAACTCCGGGTTGTGCGAGTTGGGGTTGCCGTCCGCGGCGCCGGAGACGGCGAAGGAGGAGACGCTCTCGACGCCACCGGAGATGATCACGTCGGCCTCACCGGCCCGGATGGCGTGCATCGCCATGCGGGTGGTCTGGAGCGAGGACGAGCAGTAGCGGTTGACCGTCACACCGGGGACGTGGTCGAGGCCGAGTTCGACCGCGATGACGCGGGCGATGTTGTACCCGCCCTGGCCGCCGGGCTGGCCGATGCCCCAGTGGATGTCCTCGATGTCGGCGACGTCGAGCTGCGGGACCTTGCCCAGCAGGGTGGCCACCATCTGGCGGCTCAGCTCGTCCGGGCGGACGTCTTTGAGGGATCCCTTTCCGGCGCGGCCGATGGGGGAGCGGGCATGGGCGACAATCACTGCTTCTGGCATGATCGCTACCCTACCCGGGTCGGTCAGCGGTTCGAACCAGACCGGAGCAAACGCCGGAAACGGTTCACCAGGCGCCGCGACTCGACGGCCTCGGAG
Proteins encoded:
- a CDS encoding acetyl-CoA C-acetyltransferase, with translation MPEAVIVAHARSPIGRAGKGSLKDVRPDELSRQMVATLLGKVPQLDVADIEDIHWGIGQPGGQGGYNIARVIAVELGLDHVPGVTVNRYCSSSLQTTRMAMHAIRAGEADVIISGGVESVSSFAVSGAADGNPNSHNPEFAEAEARTVKAAEGGAGTWVDPRNAGLLPDVYIPMGQTAENVASFTGISREDQDRWAVLSQNRTEQAIANGFYAREIDPVTLADGTQVTADDGPRAGTTYEKLSELKPVFRPDGTVTAGNACPLNDGAAGLVIMSDTKAKELGLTPLARVVATAATGLSPEIMGLGPIEAVRKVLRIAGKSVSDIDLFEINEAFAVQVLGSAQELGLDHDKLNVSGGAIALGHPFGMTGARITTTLLNNLQTHDKTFGVETMCVGGGQGMAMVLERLS